The genomic stretch ATATCGGGTTTGGGTGGACTGCAGGTGGGCGTTACGTCTCTTGCGGTGATGGGTATTGCGCTGGCGTTTGGACTGGAATGGCGTCAGGCGCTGGCGTTGGGGCTTATCATGTCGATGTCGTCGACGGCTATTGTATTACAGTCGCTGAATGAAAAGGGGCTGATGAAATCTGCTGCGGGCCAGTCTTCTTTTGCCGTGCTGTTGTTCCAGGATATAGCGGTGATCCCCATTCTTGCTATTTTTCCGCTGCTGGCTACCGGTGCGGGGGGCGATCATGCGGCTGCCGCTCATGCAAAGGGGTGGGTGCAAACCCTGCCGGCAGGATTACAAACGCTGATTGTATTGGGGAGTGTAGCTGCGGTAATTGTAGCCGGCCGTTATTTACTTGGTCCTTTTTTCCGGATAATAGCCAAAACAGGATTGCGGGAACTGTTCACTGCCGCCGCGCTGTTGCTGGTGGTAGGCATTGCAGTGTTTATGACCTTTGTAGGGTTAAGTCCTGCCCTTGGCGCTTTCCTGGCGGGTGTTGTACTGGCCAACAGCGAATACCGGCATGAGCTGGAAAGTGATATAGATCCTTTCAAAGGACTGCTGCTGGGGCTTTTCTTCATGGCTGTGGGCGCCTCGGTTGACTTTAACCTGGTTCTGGCGAAACCACTGCTCATCATTGGGCTTGCGGTGGGTGTGATGGTGCTGAAAATGGTCATTCTTATGGGGCTGGGAAAACTTTTCCGGCTAACAAAAGACCAGAATGCCACGTTTGGGGTAGGGTTGAGCCAGGTAGGAGAATTTGCTTTTGTATTGTTCAGCCTGTCGCGGCAGGAGGGTATACTATCGCATGAGCTTACCAATATTATGGTGGCGGTAGTGGCTATGAGTATGGCTTTCACGCCGCTGTTGTGGCTTATACACGAGAAATTATTATTGCCGAGGCTTGGTGTGCAGGAAGAGCCGGAAGAAAAGGAAAGTGACCTGGTAGAAGAGGACAACCCTGTTATCATTGCAGGTTATGGTCATTTTGGGACCACGGTTGGCCGTTTTCTCCAGGCGCATGGCATTGGAACAACCGTATTGGATGCGGATAGCGACCAGGTAACCTCGCTGCGGCGCATGGGTTTTAAAGTGTATTATGGCGATGCCAGCAGGCACGACCTGCTTGAAATAGCCGGTGCGCGGAATGCAAAACTTATCATCATTGCGATTGGTGATGAAGAAAAGCGGCTGGAATTGATCCGTAATGTCAAGAAACATTTTCCCGACCTGCGTATGATGGTAAGGGCTTCGAACCGTTACGACGCTTACGATCTTATGAATGCGGGGATCCTTAATATTTACCGTGAAACGCTGGATACGAGTTTGCGTATGGGGGTAGATGTATTGAAGCTGCTGGGGGTTCCTCCCGAAGAAGCCACCCATTCGGCACGCACCTTTTTCATGTACGACGAGCGGATGCTGAAGCAGCTTTCGGCCATCCGTAATGAAGATGAGTATGTACTGGCCATCCGTCATAATAACGAGGAGCTTGAAAATATCATCCGTGCCGACCGTGCGGATAAGCCGGTATTGCAGGGGCAGGACCCTGTGGGGGAGAAGAACCTGGAAAAGGCGGTCAACAAAACCACTGTTTTACCCTGCCAGCAGCAGGTTCATCCCCCTGTTTAGCCGTTTCGCCCCGTGTGCCGCCGGGCGGGCAGTGTTTTTTATCATCTTTGATGTATGATAGCAAGTAAGGACGAAAAAAGGATCAGCATTTACTGCGCCGTGGTGGTGGCTGTAGTGGTGAACATTCCGCGCATCTCTGCCTTGCGTACCGGGGGGCTTGTCAACAGGGTATCTTTTTTTGAACCTGCTGAATTTTGTTTTCAACTGGGATATAATTTTTTATTCTGTTATGCGGTTTTTGCCGTTAACCTGTTATACCAGTCGCGTTTTCGTTTGCGCCTGCTTCATAATGTATTGCTGTTGCTGTTTGGTTTTGCGCTGGGTGCTTTTCTTCAAAGAACGATATTTGATCTCCAGATGCCGGTACGGCTGTACAGGGCCGGCTATTTCGGGCGTTTTTTTATATGCATGGCGGTAGAACTGCTGATGGTTCGGATCTTTTTTTTACTGCGCGAAATGAGAGCCAAAGAGGTAGAAGCGGAACAGGCCCGTACCAGGTTTGCGAAGGCCGAACTGGAGTTGATGAAGCAGCAACTTAACCCTCATTTTTTCTTCAACTCGCTTAGTACGCTTTCAGGTATCGTGCGCGAAGATCCGGCCAGGGCGCAGCGTTTTATAAGCGTGCTATCGAAAACTTTCCGTAACCTGCTTCAGAAAAAAGATGCGGTAGTAAGTTTGAGAGATGAGTTACAGGATCTCCAGCTTTACAGGGAACTGTTATATATGCGGTTTGAAAACAGCATTAGTGTCATGATCCAGATCCCGGAAGAATGGATGGATAAAAAGCTGCCGCATCTTTCATTGCAGCCGCTTATTGAAAATGCTGCTAAACACAATAAGGCTACAGAGGCGGCGCCGCTTCTTATACAATTATTTATAAAAGAAGAGAGGCTATGGGTGCAAAACAATCTGCAGCCGCTTGGTTTTGTGCAGGAGCAAAGTGGAACAGGCCTGTTTAATCTTAACGAGCGATGCCGTATCTTATTAGGCAGGGAAATCACCATTCGCAGGAACGATAGTCATTTTATTGTTATTTTACCATTCGAATAATCAACTATGCCACTACGTGTATTATTAGTTGAAGATGAGCCGGCCAATGCCCGGAACCTGGAGTTTATGCTTCATGAGGCAGATCCTTCCATAACGATAATGGATGTGCTTCCTGGTGTTGAAGATACCATTGCTTGGTTCAGGAAACAACCTGATGGCTGTGATCTTGTATTTATGGATATAAGGTTGAACGATGGGCTTTCGTTTGAAGTATTCGATAAAGTGAAAGTAGAGCAGCCTGTTATTTTTGTTACGGCGTATGACAACTATGCCTTGCAGGCGTTTAAGGCCAATGGTATAGATTATATTCTGAAACCTTATGATGAAACTGAAATACGGGCGGCGCTTGCCAAGTATAACCGGTTACAGGGTGCCGGGCCGGTAAAAGCGGATATGGGCCAGTTGGATGCCTTGCTTAAAATGATGCAGCAGGGCGCTACTTATTACAAACAGTCTTTCCTGGTACATTTCCGTGAAAAGCTGCTGCCGTTGGAAACGGCGCGTATCGCCTGGTTTTATACGGCCAATGAAATTGTATATGCCTGTACCAGCGACAAGAAACAATATGCTATAGAGTTTACTCTTGAACAGTTGCAGACCCAGCTTGATCCAGCGCAGTTCTTTCGTGCCAACAGGCAGTTTATCATACAACGTAGTGCTATAAAGGAAATAGAGCTGTATTTTAACGGGCGTCTTTATTTGAAGCTTACGCCTGAACCGGCAGAGAAGGTACTTATCAGCAAGGCGCGCGTACCTGAATTCAAAACCTGGATGAATTACTGAAAGTTCACCTCCGGTTATTGACGCTTCACCGGTTTGTTGCTGGTTAAACTGCGCTCCGCTACTGAGCTTTGCATATCACCAAACAAAAGAAATAATATGAAACTTTTCAAAATTGCGGCTTTATTTATTTGCTGCTTGATGTTGTCTGTGATGTATGTTCATGCACAGGATTTAGGAAACAGCACACCTGAAGAACGTGCGGCCATGCAAACCGAATGGCTGAAAACCAAGCTGTCGCTGAGCAGTGAACAGGAAACCAAAGTGAATGAAATAAACCTGAAGTATGCGCGTGAAATGGATCCTGTTCTCAAGGGCAGCGGCGGCAAACTTGCGAAGCTGAAAAAGGCCAAAGCCATCAACGATAAAAAAGAAGCGGAATATAAGACTGTGTTCAGCTCTGAGCAGTTTGCCACTTACCAGAAGTTAAAATCGGATATGAAGGACCAGATGAAGGCTAAGATGAAAGAAAGGAAGAATGGGTAACAGCCGGCAGGTGTTGCCGGGAGTGTTAGGGCGTGATGTGGAATGTTTAGCCGTGGTGTGTTACCATGCTATTTGTACGGAAATGGTGCCTACTGAGCGGGGCGTCATATGCTGAACTTCGCGGGTGCGGAGGCTTTGTTTCCATAAGATACCGAAGCCGCCTGATGAGGCTATGATGCCAAAATCGAGGTGGGCAAGAAAAGGTTCCGGGCGCATGGTTGCATGCGCCTGGCCGTGTATCTTACTGTTATTGTTAAGCGGGGACTGGCTATTGAGCAAGCCGCCCTGGTACATGGCCTGGTAGCCGGTCCACTGAAGGCCGGGTTGTAATATGCCGTAGAGCTGCCATTGTTTTTTGCCGGGCGTATTGGGCCGGCAATACTGTT from Filimonas effusa encodes the following:
- a CDS encoding monovalent cation:proton antiporter-2 (CPA2) family protein, with translation MNATSLTEGGNSGFSLSYRMQQTFFFQAMIYLAAAVIMVPIAKRIGLGSVLGYLVAGVIIGPACLQFVGQEGEDIMHFAEFGVVMLLFVIGLELEPLRLWRLRKSISGLGGLQVGVTSLAVMGIALAFGLEWRQALALGLIMSMSSTAIVLQSLNEKGLMKSAAGQSSFAVLLFQDIAVIPILAIFPLLATGAGGDHAAAAHAKGWVQTLPAGLQTLIVLGSVAAVIVAGRYLLGPFFRIIAKTGLRELFTAAALLLVVGIAVFMTFVGLSPALGAFLAGVVLANSEYRHELESDIDPFKGLLLGLFFMAVGASVDFNLVLAKPLLIIGLAVGVMVLKMVILMGLGKLFRLTKDQNATFGVGLSQVGEFAFVLFSLSRQEGILSHELTNIMVAVVAMSMAFTPLLWLIHEKLLLPRLGVQEEPEEKESDLVEEDNPVIIAGYGHFGTTVGRFLQAHGIGTTVLDADSDQVTSLRRMGFKVYYGDASRHDLLEIAGARNAKLIIIAIGDEEKRLELIRNVKKHFPDLRMMVRASNRYDAYDLMNAGILNIYRETLDTSLRMGVDVLKLLGVPPEEATHSARTFFMYDERMLKQLSAIRNEDEYVLAIRHNNEELENIIRADRADKPVLQGQDPVGEKNLEKAVNKTTVLPCQQQVHPPV
- a CDS encoding sensor histidine kinase, with translation MIASKDEKRISIYCAVVVAVVVNIPRISALRTGGLVNRVSFFEPAEFCFQLGYNFLFCYAVFAVNLLYQSRFRLRLLHNVLLLLFGFALGAFLQRTIFDLQMPVRLYRAGYFGRFFICMAVELLMVRIFFLLREMRAKEVEAEQARTRFAKAELELMKQQLNPHFFFNSLSTLSGIVREDPARAQRFISVLSKTFRNLLQKKDAVVSLRDELQDLQLYRELLYMRFENSISVMIQIPEEWMDKKLPHLSLQPLIENAAKHNKATEAAPLLIQLFIKEERLWVQNNLQPLGFVQEQSGTGLFNLNERCRILLGREITIRRNDSHFIVILPFE
- a CDS encoding LytR/AlgR family response regulator transcription factor, which translates into the protein MPLRVLLVEDEPANARNLEFMLHEADPSITIMDVLPGVEDTIAWFRKQPDGCDLVFMDIRLNDGLSFEVFDKVKVEQPVIFVTAYDNYALQAFKANGIDYILKPYDETEIRAALAKYNRLQGAGPVKADMGQLDALLKMMQQGATYYKQSFLVHFREKLLPLETARIAWFYTANEIVYACTSDKKQYAIEFTLEQLQTQLDPAQFFRANRQFIIQRSAIKEIELYFNGRLYLKLTPEPAEKVLISKARVPEFKTWMNY